The following is a genomic window from Lysinibacillus sp. G4S2.
TTCAATTAGAGCAATCGCTTCTTGTGTTAATGGGGTAGTTTAATTGAGTTAATAATTAAAGTTTTCAAAGTAACATCTTTTAATGAAAAGATTAAAGCCAAATGCCTATGTATTGTATCCACTTGGAACACCTTCAAAAGCCACTAAAATACCTGTTTGATTAGTGTCATAATTGTTTCTAAATGATTTCCCCCATTATTATTAGGACAACCATTTGTTTTAGGTGAAATGATAGTCCGGACCATCATCCCATCCCCTTGAACTTGCCGAAACAGTGAAAGCGAATAGGTTAGATTTTTACAGATACATAGAAAAATTCCTCACTGAGTGGCCAAATGTGCTATTCCATCAGGACAGGAATATTTTAAATAAGTTCATAGCCGGGGCAAGTCTATCCAATCGACCTGTGGAAAATCAGTAGCTGTATATCTGATAATATTATCAAAGATATACAGCTACTGTCATGCGTATCCAGAAGTTTATATTTGTAATGACGATTTCCTAAATAATTATAAAATTTTTGAACGAAATGAAGCATCGATGAGTCTAATTAAGGAAGGAGGGGAAAAGGATGGAATTTGAAATCGTGCAGCGTGCTATTCGTGGGGATCATCAAGCGATACTTTCACTTATTGAAATGGATGAAGAAATTTTATATCGCATGGCTTTTACATACATGAAAAATGAGCAAGACGCTTTAGACGTGATGCAGGAGCTGGTTTACAAGGCACTTAAAAAAATGCATACCGTACAACAGCACGAATATGCCAGAACATGGCTCGTGCGCGTCTTAATCAATTGTTGTAAAGACCATTTACGAAAACGCCAACCAACCGTTTCAATTGAGGAACATCACCTAGTTGAATGGGTCATCTACTCTGATATGGAGAGGTTATTGGAACATTTATCCTTGTCAGAGCAGCAACTCGTCTATATGAAATATTTTCAGCAACTAAAAAACAAAGAAATTGCCGAGCTAAATCAAATTCCGGAGGGTACCGTAAAGTCTAAGCTTCATCATATATTAAAGAAACTTAGAAACTTCGCTGGAAAAAAGGAGGACTGGCTATGAGTAAACTACCGATTGACGTTCCAAAGGAGAAACTTCAACAAGTTCGCATGGATATGTATCGTAAAGTACAGCGAGAAAAAAGAACAAAGAAGCG
Proteins encoded in this region:
- a CDS encoding sigma-70 family RNA polymerase sigma factor, whose amino-acid sequence is MEFEIVQRAIRGDHQAILSLIEMDEEILYRMAFTYMKNEQDALDVMQELVYKALKKMHTVQQHEYARTWLVRVLINCCKDHLRKRQPTVSIEEHHLVEWVIYSDMERLLEHLSLSEQQLVYMKYFQQLKNKEIAELNQIPEGTVKSKLHHILKKLRNFAGKKEDWL